A single region of the Glycine max cultivar Williams 82 chromosome 20, Glycine_max_v4.0, whole genome shotgun sequence genome encodes:
- the LOC100796550 gene encoding zinc finger CCCH domain-containing protein 15, giving the protein MHNKDTCSPSSNGGFGGGASAGQMPSTGGLYSSLYSALSSENLPSLSASCSNSSGGGGSLYPYSESIQKHQDMVNRQSMCLNRLVETSKEVEALREENGLLRAANKELQKQLHLVIQASLENHYGGGGSSGQMQPTLFDVLHGFRGLHIGEGNKENYADWNNNNHNNQNHNNIMNNNNNNNKELQEVSDESPTSVIENNNVVEVERFSLPKSISVRSNGYLKMSQSAALAPNNNNATRNKGATRPRASATPPEPVQKVYVRGGEKEEEPLEMIVYNQGMFKTELCNKWQETGTCPYGDHCQFAHGIGELRPVIRHPRYKTEVCRMVLAGVVCPYGHRCHFRHALTEQEKAVVSQPKPRSMKLER; this is encoded by the exons ATGCATAACAAGGACACTTGCTCTCCCTCCTCCAACGGCGGATTTGGCGGCGGCGCCTCTGCCGGTCAAATGCCATCAACCGGCGGCCTCTACAGTTCGCTGTACTCGGCACTGTCGAGCGAGAACCTTCCCTCGCTCTCCGCGAGCTGCAGCAACAGCAGCGGCGGCGGTGGTTCGCTCTATCCTTACTCCGAGTCAATTCAGAAGCACCAGGACATGGTGAACCGTCAAAGCATGTGTCTGAATCGCCTGGTGGAAACTTCGAAGGAGGTGGAGGCTCTGAGGGAGGAGAATGGCCTGCTCCGAGCCGCGAACAAGGAGCTCCAGAAGCAGCTGCACCTCGTCATCCAGGCTTCGCTGGAGAATCACTACGGCGGCGGCGGCTCATCCGGCCAGATGCAACCGACGCTGTTCGATGTCTTGCATGGCTTCCGCGGCCTCCACATTGGGGAAGGGAATAAAGAGAATTATGCCGATTGGAATAACAACAACCAcaataatcaaaatcataacaatattatgaacaataataataataacaataaggaGCTGCAGGAAGTTTCGGACGAGAGTCCAACGAGCGTGATTGAGAATAACAACGTGGTGGAAGTGGAGAGGTTCTCGCTCCCTAAGAGCATTTCTGTGAGGTCCAATGGCTACTTGAAGATGTCTCAGTCTGCGGCTcttgcccccaacaacaacaatgccACTCGCAACAAAGGCGCCACTCGCCCACGCGCCTCCGCCACTCCACCTGAACCCGTT CAAAAGGTATATGTGCGTGGAGGGGAGAAAGAGGAAGAGCCTCTTGAAATGATAGTGTATAACCAAGGGATGTTCAAGACTGAGCTGTGTAATAAGTGGCAGGAAACTGGCACATGCCCATATGGAGACCACTGCCAATTTGCTCATGGTATTGGGGAGCTTCGCCCAGTGATCCGCCACCCACGCTACAAAACTGAGGTCTGCAGAATGGTCCTTGCTGGGGTTGTGTGCCCATATGGCCATAGATGCCATTTCCGCCATGCACTTACTGAACAAGAGAAAGCTGTCGTATCGCAGCCTAAGCCAAGATCAATGAAGCTCGAAAGATAA